A region from the Serinibacter arcticus genome encodes:
- a CDS encoding type I restriction-modification system subunit M, which produces MVNHVSFIWSIAESLRGPFKPSEYGSVVLPFTVLRRLDAVLADTKRDVVTRAKAVGGLPEKLQELTLQEAAGHQFYNSSPFDFAKLVADPADLRANMSAYLAGFSANVRDIFERFEFDKTLNKLAEKNKLFAVTEKFAQADFHPRTVSNIEMGLLFEELIRWANERSNETAGDHYTPREVIALMVQLLFALDDDALTKPGIVRSIYDPTAGTGGMLSVADEYLRRMNPGIQLSLYGQDYNDASYAICKADMVIKGQDVDNIALGDTLTGDAFEDKRFDYGLSNPPFGVDWKDQRSIVDDEHARLGFNGRFGPGTPAVSDGAMLFLLHLVSKMRTPADGGSRMAIVLNGSPLFSGGAGGGESNIRKWLLDNDLVEAIIGLPKDMFYNTGISTYVWVLTNRKTEERQGRVQLIDGREMFTKLRKSLGSKRNELSPANIETIVGLYADFTDGEHSKIFRNEDFLYRTITVERPLKLNWQTTAERVDALFAAKAVAKLSDANASALRATLDRLDAETVWTSRPEFHTALKAAAKAEGLTLAAPLLKTVTAELGEQDDTAEVCLDAKGNPEPDASLRDTENVPWDEDVDAYVAREVLPYAPDAWVDHTKTKEGAEIPFTRHFYKYVPPRSLEEIDRDLDAVMADLRLMLSAVEA; this is translated from the coding sequence GTGGTGAATCACGTCTCCTTCATCTGGAGCATCGCCGAGTCGCTGCGCGGCCCGTTCAAGCCCTCGGAGTACGGATCGGTAGTGCTGCCGTTCACCGTGCTGCGCCGACTCGACGCAGTGCTCGCGGACACAAAGCGTGACGTGGTCACGCGGGCGAAGGCAGTCGGCGGGCTACCGGAGAAGCTGCAGGAGCTCACCCTCCAGGAGGCGGCGGGCCACCAGTTCTACAACTCGTCCCCGTTCGACTTCGCCAAGCTCGTGGCCGACCCGGCCGATCTGCGCGCGAACATGTCCGCCTACCTGGCCGGCTTCTCCGCCAACGTGCGCGACATCTTCGAGCGGTTCGAGTTCGACAAGACGCTCAACAAGCTCGCGGAGAAGAACAAGCTCTTTGCGGTGACGGAGAAGTTTGCGCAGGCGGACTTCCACCCCCGCACGGTGAGCAACATCGAGATGGGCCTGTTGTTCGAGGAACTGATCCGGTGGGCGAATGAGCGCTCGAACGAGACGGCGGGCGACCACTACACCCCGCGCGAGGTCATCGCGCTCATGGTGCAACTCCTGTTCGCCCTCGACGACGACGCCCTGACGAAGCCGGGCATCGTCCGCTCGATCTACGACCCCACCGCCGGCACCGGCGGCATGCTCTCCGTGGCCGACGAGTACCTGCGCCGGATGAACCCGGGCATCCAGCTCAGCCTGTACGGCCAGGACTACAACGACGCCTCGTACGCGATCTGCAAGGCTGACATGGTCATCAAGGGCCAGGACGTCGACAACATCGCCCTCGGAGACACCCTCACCGGGGACGCCTTCGAGGACAAGCGGTTCGACTACGGCCTGTCCAACCCGCCGTTCGGAGTGGACTGGAAGGACCAGCGCTCGATCGTCGACGACGAGCACGCCCGCCTCGGCTTCAACGGCCGCTTCGGCCCTGGCACCCCCGCCGTGAGCGACGGCGCCATGCTCTTCCTGCTCCACCTCGTCTCCAAGATGCGCACGCCCGCCGACGGCGGCTCCCGCATGGCGATCGTGCTCAACGGCTCGCCCCTGTTCTCCGGCGGGGCGGGCGGCGGGGAGTCGAACATCCGCAAGTGGCTGCTCGACAACGACCTCGTCGAGGCGATCATCGGGCTGCCGAAGGACATGTTCTACAACACCGGCATCTCTACCTACGTCTGGGTGCTCACCAACCGCAAGACCGAGGAGCGCCAGGGCCGGGTGCAGCTCATCGACGGCCGCGAGATGTTCACCAAGCTCCGCAAAAGCCTCGGCTCCAAGCGCAACGAGCTCTCGCCCGCGAACATCGAGACGATCGTGGGCCTGTACGCCGACTTCACGGACGGCGAGCACTCGAAGATCTTCCGCAACGAGGACTTCCTCTACCGCACCATCACCGTCGAGCGGCCCCTCAAGCTCAACTGGCAGACGACGGCGGAGCGCGTCGATGCGCTTTTCGCCGCCAAGGCGGTGGCGAAGTTGAGCGACGCAAACGCCTCAGCGCTGCGCGCCACGCTCGACCGGCTCGATGCGGAGACCGTCTGGACGAGTCGACCCGAGTTCCACACGGCCCTCAAGGCAGCAGCAAAGGCCGAAGGCCTCACCCTCGCCGCCCCCCTGCTCAAGACGGTGACGGCGGAGCTTGGCGAGCAGGACGACACCGCCGAGGTCTGCCTCGACGCCAAGGGCAACCCCGAGCCGGACGCGTCGCTCCGCGACACCGAGAACGTGCCGTGGGACGAGGACGTCGACGCCTACGTCGCTCGCGAGGTGCTGCCGTACGCGCCCGACGCCTGGGTCGACCACACCAAGACGAAAGAAGGCGCGGAGATCCCCTTCACCCGCCACTTCTACAAGTACGTCCCGCCGCGCTCGCTCGAAGAGATCGACCGCGACCTCGACGCCGTGATGGCGGATCTACGCCTAATGCTCTCGGCGGTCGAGGCGTGA